The DNA region TAGCCGCCGAACGGCTTTCAGTTCTCGCGTTCGAGATCGGCGAGCAGTAGCCGCGAGATGCGGTCCAGTTCCTTGCGGTCCTTGGCGGGCAGCACCGACAGGATCCGCGTCTCGTTCTCGAAGTGGTCGGTGACCACGACGTCGATCAGGTGCAGGCCGCGGTCGGTGAGCGCCACCTTGATCGCCCGGCGGTCCCCCGCGTCAGCGATGCGGCGCACCAGCCCGGCCTGTTCCAGGCGATCCAGGCGGCCGGTCATGCCCGCGCGCGACAACATCAAGGTATCGGCCAACCCGGAGGGGTTGAGCTCGTAGGGCTCCCCCGAACGCCGTAGCGCCGCAAGCACATCGAATTCGCCACGCTGCAATCCGTGTGCGGTGAACACCGATTCGACCTTGGCCCCCACCACCGTCGCGAGCAGGCCGAGGCGGCCGAGGATAGCCATGGACTCGCCGTCCAGATCCGGCCGCTCGCGCCGCCATTGCGCGGCGATCGCATCCACTACGTCGATCTTCTTCTCACCCATGGACAAGATTCTATTCGATGCCATATAGTTCGGTAACGAATTATCAAGTACCGAACGACTTGGAGCCTGTCATGACCACCGCTTCCCGCCCCGCCGCCATCCGCCGCCCCGAGGACTCCGAGATCATCGGCGCCGGTCAGCCCGCCTCGGTGCGGCTGCTCATCGACTCCGAGGAGGCCGGCGGCTCGGTCAGCACCGTCGAGGTGACCCTGGCCGCGGGCGCTGACGGCGCGGCCCCGCACTACCACACCCTCTCCGACGAGCTGTTCTTCGTCGCCGACGGCGAACTCCAGGTCCTGGCCGGCGACAAGATCGTC from Nocardia tengchongensis includes:
- a CDS encoding MarR family winged helix-turn-helix transcriptional regulator, whose translation is MGEKKIDVVDAIAAQWRRERPDLDGESMAILGRLGLLATVVGAKVESVFTAHGLQRGEFDVLAALRRSGEPYELNPSGLADTLMLSRAGMTGRLDRLEQAGLVRRIADAGDRRAIKVALTDRGLHLIDVVVTDHFENETRILSVLPAKDRKELDRISRLLLADLEREN